Proteins encoded by one window of Arachis ipaensis cultivar K30076 chromosome B04, Araip1.1, whole genome shotgun sequence:
- the LOC110271419 gene encoding uncharacterized protein LOC110271419, translated as MSEEKKAIVRDLLKTGYGSFKITPRKIGHALGINATGDLFPQKVDYKKLSEDDKVIFRRFQGKTLKSLTDEMMDIGVGNEEDRLMFKKIFILYIQMVFLLPTTINKISPVHLAPIFEMDSITEQNWGGHVLTFIVKGITDYKEKKKAIDGCLFALMIIYFHLSKNKGKKRAERPPKPWIANWSKEQLVERMNAETEKILGIVKMAQTREKMKKIEKTEKKQQIKKTRKRKASSTSSSEEETTDSDSSTSEFETQEDLEDSARK; from the exons atgagtgAGGAGAAGAAGGCGATTGTGAGGGATCT ACTGAAAACCGGATACGGTTCTTTTAAAATTACCCCAAGAAAAATAGGTCatgcgcttggcatcaacgcAACAG gagatctgTTTCCTCAGAAAGTGGATTATAAGAAACTTTCTGAGGATGACAAAGTAATTTTTAGAAGATTtcagggtaagaccctcaaaagtcttacagatgagatgatggatattggcgttggtaacgaagaggatcgcctaatgttcaagaagattttcatcctctatatacagatggtgttccttttgccaacgacaataaacaaaatctcgcCTGTACACCTGGCTCCAATTTTTGAGATGGACAGCATAACGGAGCAAAACTGGGGAGGGCATGTTTTGACCTTTATCGTCAAGGGTATAACCGActacaaggagaaaaagaaggcaattgatggctgcctctttgccctgatgataatatactttcatctttctaaaaataaaggcaagaagagggctgaaagaccgccaaaaccctggattgccaactggagtaAGGAGCAGTTGGTCGAAAGAATGAATGCAGAAACAGAGAAAATTTTG gggattgtaaagatggcgcaaacaagagagaaaatgaaaaaaatagagaaaacagaaaaaaaacaacaaatcaaaaaaacaagaaaaaggaagGCAAGTTCAACATCGTCTTCGGAGGAAGAAACAACTGATAGTGACAGTTCTACCTCTGAGTTTGAGACTCAAGAAGACTTGGAGGATTCAGCAAGAAAATAA